The genomic interval GAAACTCTGCTGCTGGGTGGTGAACAGCCGCTGGGCCTCGGCGCGCGTGTCGGCGGCGACAACGTTGAGCGCGAGCATCGCATGCGGCTGCTGCAGCCGCTTCGACGGGCGGAAGTCCCGGTGGTAGAGCGCCAGCGCCTCGGTCATCGCGGCCGGTGCGAAGTGCGAGGCGAACGCATACGGCAGGCCGAGGGAGGCGGCCAGCTGCGCACCGAACAGGCTCGAGCCGAGGATCCAAACCGGCACATCCAGGCCGGCGCCGGGCACGGCCTGGACCGGCTGACCAGGCTTGGCGGGCTCGAAGTAGCGCAGCAACTCCATGACGTCTGACGGAAACGCGTCGGCGCCCGCGTAATAGCGCCGCAGCGCCTGGGTGGTCGCCTGGTCGGTGCCCGGCGCGCGGCCCAGGCCGAGGTCGATGCGTCCGGGGTAGAGCGAAGCCAGTGTGCCGAACTGCTCGGCGACCTGCAGCGGCGCATGGTTGGGCAGCATCACACCGCCGGCGCCGACCCGGATCGTCGTGGTGCCGCCGGCGATATGGCCGATCAGCACCGCGGTCGCGGCGCTGGCGATGCCCGGCATATTGTGATGCTCGGCCAGCCAGTAGCGGCGGTAGCCCAGCGCCTCGGCGTGGCGGGCGAGGTCGAGCGAGCGGGCGAACGAGTCGGCAGGCGTCGAACCTTCGGTGACGGGCGCGAGGTCGAGAACGGAGTACGGAATCATCAGTGGGCCTGGAGGGGGCATGTCCAGCGAGATGGGGCCGCCGTCGGAGAACTCCATCCGGGCCGGTGGAACGCTGCCGTGCGGTTACCGTTAC from Luteimonas sp. S4-F44 carries:
- a CDS encoding LLM class flavin-dependent oxidoreductase translates to MIPYSVLDLAPVTEGSTPADSFARSLDLARHAEALGYRRYWLAEHHNMPGIASAATAVLIGHIAGGTTTIRVGAGGVMLPNHAPLQVAEQFGTLASLYPGRIDLGLGRAPGTDQATTQALRRYYAGADAFPSDVMELLRYFEPAKPGQPVQAVPGAGLDVPVWILGSSLFGAQLAASLGLPYAFASHFAPAAMTEALALYHRDFRPSKRLQQPHAMLALNVVAADTRAEAQRLFTTQQQSFVRLRRGMPGLIPPPIDDIEGFWNPAEKAMVAQALACSVVGDPADVRDGIAEFVARHRPDELMLTANIFDHNARRHSFALAAEAMRR